Genomic DNA from Mus musculus strain C57BL/6J chromosome 11, GRCm38.p6 C57BL/6J:
ggcctatgaccgctatgtggccatctgtcaCCCTCTCCACTACACCATGATGATGAGATCCAGACTCTGTGTCCTCCTGGTGGCCATATCATGGGTCATCACAAACCTGCATGCTCTCTTGCATACTCTCCTCATGGTTCGACTCACCTTCTGTTCCCACAATGCAGTGCACCACTTCTTCTGCGACCCCTACCCTATCCTGAAGCTCTCTTGTTCTGACACCTTCATCAATGACCTGATGGTCTTCACTGTGGGTGGAGTGATATTCCTGACACCGTTTTCATGCATTGTTGTTTCCTATGTTTACATCTTCTCTAAGGTCCTGAAGATACCATCTGCCCGCGGGATAAGGAAAGCCCTGTCTACATGTGGGTCTCACCTCACTGTGGTCTCCCTCTTCTATGGGGCGATCCTGGGTGTCTACATGCGTCCTTCATCCTCATATTCTCTGCAGGACACGGTGGCTACTGTCATCTTTACAGTGGTGACTCCATTGGTCAATCCCTTCATCTACAGCCTGAGGAATCAGGATATGAAAGGAGCCCTAAGGAAGATAATGCTCAGATCCTAGTACCTGAGAGGATTCCTGGACATCATGCACTTGTTCATCTTTCTGGAAAAACTGATGCATAGATTGGTATAGAATTCGAGCACAGCTTTCCTGGGACTAATACCAAATGCTTGTGGTTGTATTTTATTTCAAGATGGCAGATGCTCGTTTTCATAAAAGCGGGGATTTGCCATCTCTGAAAGGGACTTATTCTGAGGAGCTCATTTCACAGACAAGAAACTCTGGGATAACTAGTTGTAATTGGTTTAAGGTGCTCCTGCCCAGCCTGTCAGTTGCTCACTCCCACAATGCCTCGGGGCTTTTACA
This window encodes:
- the Olfr1377 gene encoding olfactory receptor 1377, whose translation is MDGDNETMVAEFLLLGLSGKSEQEEVVFGMFLGMYLVTISGNLLIILAISCDPHLHTPMYFFLANLSSVDICFSSVTVPKALVNHVLGSKSISYTECMIQIYFFITFINMDGFLLSVMAYDRYVAICHPLHYTMMMRSRLCVLLVAISWVITNLHALLHTLLMVRLTFCSHNAVHHFFCDPYPILKLSCSDTFINDLMVFTVGGVIFLTPFSCIVVSYVYIFSKVLKIPSARGIRKALSTCGSHLTVVSLFYGAILGVYMRPSSSYSLQDTVATVIFTVVTPLVNPFIYSLRNQDMKGALRKIMLRS